A genomic window from Erythrobacter sp. BLCC-B19 includes:
- a CDS encoding TonB-dependent receptor — protein MNIRLVLASGAALGAIAMSSPALAQDVASADPVAEEEEGAIIVTARRQSETLADVPAAVTVFTAEALAKTGVQRADDFIQLTPGVTIVTGTAEAGDTQINIRGINGARDAESSVALVVDGILKTNTAQLNQNQGTLRQVEILKGPQGALYGRNAAAGAIVLQTLKPGDSLEGGVLVRAAQDNTYLGNAYISTPIGETAGLVLSANYSTTDGFFRNRFLNNSKTIDDQEVFGLDARLVMEVGPNTEIDVKARYADLKGASINFNAAFHLPNFAAVDPAFFEDVNEHPFGFYSNIRPTNDQTTFEASAKVEHEWDAISLTAWLLYSDVDQSLTADGTSADFARFTFPGATPASVAAANACAASTTALAGFPLNAPTFIGTSPIPFIFNPATGSTFGPYSPTTCDGTQFQIRQQEDISGEIRLASNGDGPVNWQLGAYYLHINREVGVSLGADLGQGVLRQLYNAPGTSNPTTQLYHDAFTTDVYALFGAVDADLSDRFNISVAGRYDIEDRNVASLVPAVRDPITGGPINPGQTVVAGNVQPIAPQSASFKQFQPKISLRYELTPDVNLYGNWGIGFKSGGFNNQGSAAIVDQAFNQFIGTNVDIDDQYRKEVSSAFEAGIKGTLGDGLVTFDLAGYYTNIEDMQFFEFFVGGFGLLRVVSNIDEVEVYGAELNLSVEPVKGWTLFGSANVTESEIIENASRPVTVGNKSPYTADYTINLGTQIDLPVSDSVNFVTRADYRITGPTWFHTLQDDTNPTLFSGLLPGSALALPAVVGDADYSVSQRDTFAVMDLRVGLEGDNWSLTAYAENLFNEKYLNEVITAVEFGGSFISPGGRQRFGVELGYKF, from the coding sequence ATGAATATCCGTCTGGTTCTTGCCTCTGGCGCGGCTCTTGGCGCCATTGCCATGTCCTCGCCCGCGCTTGCGCAAGATGTCGCATCCGCCGATCCGGTGGCCGAGGAGGAGGAAGGCGCGATCATCGTCACCGCCCGCCGCCAGTCGGAAACGCTGGCCGATGTGCCCGCCGCGGTCACGGTGTTCACCGCCGAGGCGCTGGCCAAGACCGGGGTGCAGCGCGCGGATGACTTCATCCAGCTCACCCCCGGCGTCACCATCGTCACCGGCACCGCCGAGGCGGGCGACACCCAGATCAACATTCGCGGCATCAACGGCGCGCGCGATGCGGAAAGCTCGGTTGCGCTGGTGGTCGACGGCATCCTCAAGACCAACACCGCGCAGCTGAACCAGAACCAGGGCACGCTGCGGCAGGTCGAAATCCTGAAGGGCCCGCAAGGCGCGCTCTATGGCCGCAACGCGGCAGCCGGCGCGATCGTGCTCCAGACCCTGAAGCCCGGCGACAGCCTTGAAGGCGGGGTGCTGGTGCGCGCGGCGCAGGACAACACCTATCTCGGCAATGCTTACATCTCGACCCCGATCGGCGAGACGGCAGGGCTGGTGCTGTCGGCCAATTACTCGACCACCGACGGCTTCTTCCGCAACCGGTTCCTGAACAATTCCAAGACCATCGACGATCAGGAAGTGTTCGGCCTCGATGCGCGGCTAGTGATGGAAGTCGGCCCCAATACCGAAATCGACGTGAAGGCCCGCTATGCCGACCTGAAGGGCGCCTCGATCAACTTCAACGCCGCCTTCCACCTGCCCAACTTCGCTGCGGTCGATCCGGCCTTCTTCGAGGATGTGAACGAGCATCCCTTCGGCTTCTATTCGAACATCCGCCCCACCAACGACCAGACCACCTTCGAGGCATCGGCCAAGGTCGAGCATGAATGGGATGCGATCTCGCTGACCGCATGGCTGCTTTACAGCGATGTCGACCAGTCGCTGACGGCGGACGGCACCTCGGCCGACTTCGCGCGCTTCACCTTCCCGGGCGCGACACCGGCCTCGGTCGCGGCGGCCAATGCCTGCGCGGCGTCGACCACGGCGCTCGCCGGCTTCCCGCTCAATGCGCCGACCTTCATCGGCACCAGCCCGATCCCGTTCATCTTCAACCCGGCGACCGGATCGACCTTCGGCCCCTATAGCCCGACCACCTGCGACGGCACCCAGTTCCAGATCCGCCAGCAGGAAGACATCAGCGGCGAAATCCGCCTGGCCTCCAACGGCGACGGGCCGGTGAACTGGCAGCTGGGCGCCTACTACCTCCACATCAACCGCGAAGTCGGCGTCAGCCTTGGCGCGGACCTGGGGCAGGGGGTGCTGCGTCAGCTCTACAACGCGCCGGGCACCAGCAACCCGACGACCCAGCTCTACCACGATGCCTTCACCACCGATGTCTATGCGCTGTTCGGCGCGGTCGATGCCGACCTGTCGGATCGCTTCAACATCAGCGTGGCCGGCCGTTACGACATCGAAGACCGCAATGTGGCGAGCCTTGTGCCCGCCGTGCGCGATCCGATCACCGGCGGGCCGATCAACCCGGGTCAGACCGTGGTGGCCGGCAACGTCCAGCCGATCGCGCCGCAATCGGCGAGCTTCAAGCAGTTCCAGCCCAAGATCTCGCTGCGCTATGAGCTGACGCCTGACGTCAACCTCTACGGCAACTGGGGCATCGGCTTCAAATCGGGCGGGTTCAACAACCAGGGCTCGGCCGCGATTGTCGATCAGGCGTTCAACCAGTTCATCGGCACAAATGTCGACATCGACGATCAGTACCGCAAGGAAGTCTCGAGCGCCTTCGAAGCCGGGATCAAGGGCACGCTTGGCGATGGCCTCGTCACCTTCGACCTTGCTGGCTATTACACCAATATCGAGGATATGCAGTTCTTCGAGTTCTTCGTCGGCGGCTTCGGCCTGCTGCGCGTCGTCTCGAACATTGACGAGGTCGAGGTTTACGGCGCGGAGCTCAACCTGTCGGTCGAGCCGGTCAAGGGCTGGACGCTGTTCGGCTCGGCCAACGTCACCGAAAGCGAGATCATCGAAAACGCCTCGCGCCCGGTGACGGTCGGCAACAAGTCGCCCTATACCGCCGACTACACCATCAACCTCGGCACCCAGATCGATCTGCCGGTGAGCGACAGCGTCAACTTCGTCACCCGCGCGGATTACCGCATCACAGGGCCGACGTGGTTCCACACCCTGCAGGACGATACCAACCCGACCCTGTTCAGCGGGCTGCTGCCGGGTTCGGCGCTGGCGCTGCCGGCGGTGGTGGGCGATGCGGACTATTCGGTCTCGCAGCGTGATACCTTTGCCGTGATGGATCTGCGCGTCGGTCTGGAGGGCGATAACTGGTCGCTCACCGCCTATGCCGAAAACCTGTTCAACGAGAAGTATCTGAACGAGGTGATCACCGCGGTCGAATTCGGCGGGTCGTTCATCTCGCCCGGCGGGCGTCAGCGCTTCGGGGTGGAGCTGGGTTACAAGTTCTGA
- a CDS encoding nuclear transport factor 2 family protein, protein MQYEPTLSRADLVDFALNKYFARVDAKDLEAALDCFHDTALFCVQTAFTRHSGKAEIRRMFEDFFAAYETIIHRDFTCTVDEANGRITACFTAELHDHEGGITLLYNTNFWRFRPGPEGPKFQEVYVYMSGANPLV, encoded by the coding sequence ATGCAGTATGAACCCACCCTGTCGCGCGCCGATCTCGTCGACTTCGCGCTGAACAAGTACTTCGCCCGCGTCGATGCCAAGGACCTGGAAGCCGCGCTCGATTGCTTCCACGATACCGCGCTGTTCTGCGTCCAGACCGCCTTTACCCGCCACAGCGGCAAGGCCGAGATCCGCCGGATGTTCGAGGATTTCTTCGCGGCCTACGAAACCATCATCCACCGCGATTTCACCTGCACCGTGGACGAGGCCAATGGGCGGATCACCGCCTGCTTCACCGCCGAACTGCACGACCATGAGGGCGGCATCACGCTGCTCTACAACACCAATTTCTGGCGTTTCCGGCCCGGCCCGGAAGGCCCGAAGTTCCAGGAAGTCTATGTCTACATGAGCGGGGCCAACCCGCTCGTCTGA
- a CDS encoding nuclear transport factor 2 family protein, whose product MSESWTEGGPGQTPLPYPFYVDIVTKRYFDGVDNKVMDQVLDCFTPDAILTEVTSNTVHKGREAIRAMFVKLFADFESIWHGNFVHTADPQTNAVCSQFTVLITPNGGEELRYENCNRFYLKDRLFHRVYVYMSGDNLLKEGEA is encoded by the coding sequence ATGAGCGAAAGCTGGACTGAGGGCGGCCCCGGCCAGACGCCGCTGCCCTATCCCTTCTACGTCGATATCGTCACCAAGCGTTACTTCGACGGGGTCGACAACAAGGTGATGGATCAGGTGCTCGATTGCTTCACTCCCGATGCGATCCTGACCGAAGTGACCAGCAACACCGTCCACAAGGGCCGCGAGGCGATCCGGGCGATGTTCGTCAAGCTCTTCGCCGATTTCGAGAGCATCTGGCACGGCAATTTCGTCCACACCGCCGACCCGCAAACCAACGCGGTCTGCTCGCAGTTCACCGTGCTGATCACGCCCAACGGGGGTGAGGAGCTGCGGTATGAAAACTGCAACCGCTTCTACCTCAAGGACCGGCTGTTTCACCGGGTCTATGTCTATATGTCGGGTGACAACCTGCTGAAGGAGGGCGAGGCCTGA